From Pithys albifrons albifrons isolate INPA30051 chromosome 27, PitAlb_v1, whole genome shotgun sequence, one genomic window encodes:
- the FAM174C gene encoding protein FAM174C isoform X2: MPRLLLILLFILLLHLGRGAAPAAPGPGNSTEAPRATAGNGTRPSPSPETRRPPGPGLLSGPGLPVLRRAVYVLSALSALAALYFVLRAVRLKKPQKKYGLLSSHDENIELGSLDSDEDTVFETRNLRR, translated from the exons ATGCCACGGCTGCTCCTCATCCttctcttcatcctcctcctgcacCTCGGCCGaggcgccgctcccgccgcccccggcccggggAACAGCACGGAGGCGCCGCGGGCCACCGCGGGGAACGGGACGCGGCCGTCGCCATCGCCGGAGACGCGGCggccgccggggccggggctgctgtcggggccggggctgccggTGCTGCGGCGGGCGGTGTATGTGCTGAGCGCGCTGTCGGCGCTGGCCGCGCTCTACTTCGTGCTGCGGGCGGTGCG GTTGAAGAAGCCCCAGAAGAAGTAcgggctgctctccagccacgACGAGAACATCGAGCTGGGCTCCCTGGACAGCGACGAGGACACCGTGTTCGAGACGCGCAACCTCAGGCG